The genomic stretch TTGCTCCTGGTATTGCTTGGCTTTGCGATTCGCGGGCCCATCGGCCTGGTGATCCCCACCGGAGTGTTGTGCAGCTATTACCTGCTCAATCGCCAGTGGCGCTCGTTGTTCAGCTTCGGCCTGCTGGCCCTGGCGCTGCTGTTGGCGTGCGTGGGCCTGCTGCTGTTACTGGCCAAACTCAGTGGCGGCGAGACCTTTATGCAGGACGTGATCCGCATGCAGTTCCTCGGGCGCATGGATGGACGCGAAGGGTCCAGCAGTGTGCTGTATTACTTCACCAGCTCCCTGGGCAACTACGCCCTGGCATACCCGCTGGCCCTGTTGGCCCTGCTGGCGGTGCTGCTCAGTGGTCGGCGCAGTGCCGACAGCGGCTGGCAGCTGTTGCTCGGTTGTATCGCCGCCAGCTTGATCGTGATGCTCGGCCTGTCGATCCCCGAGGCGAAGAAAGCGCGCTATGTGTTGCCGATGATGCCCATGGTAGCGATCATCGCCGCGTACCCGTTCCATAGGGCTGATGGGCGCCTGTTCAAGGCGCTGCGAGGCTTGATGCTGGGATTCTGGGCGCTGGCCCCGGGGTTGCTGATCGGCGTGCTGCTGGTGGCGCGGCATCGCTTTGGTGCGCAGTTGGAGCATTTCCAGGGGGCGATGGGCCTGTTGATCGGCTTGCAGGTTCTTGTCGCCGGGCTGCTTCTCAAGTGGCGCTGGCGCCCTGTCGGGCCGGCGTTTTGCGCGGTGCTGGCGGTGTGGAGTACCTATATCCTGGTGGTCGAACCCCTGGAACGCCAGCTGTATGACACCCGTACCTTTGCACGCGAGGTCCATGGGCTGATCCAGCAACACCCGGCGCCGCTGGTATTGCATGGCCTGGGCAAGGACGCCAAGGCCATCAAGTTCATGGTCAATGTGGAATGTGACCGGGTGCCGCTGTTCACCCAGACACCTGCCGACCTGGCGGCGCTGCCGACGCCGGCATGGCTGGTGATGGACAAGGCCGACTACCTGCGCCTCGAGGAGCCCCGCTGGCGCGCATTGACGCCGACACTCACTGGGCAGTTCGACAAAAACACCTATGTGCTGCTGTATCTGAACCGGATTGCTCCCTGAATGCGAAGCATCGAGAAAGCTCCTACGTTTGTATCCGTAAATGCCGGTAGCGGCGCCTCTACCGACCCTATGACCCCAACGGTAAACTCGTTTTACATCTGCGTTACATAGTTACCGCTCAGCGTTCAAAAACGCCTCAGAGGACCACTGCCGTGCCTGACGAGTCATTGCCTATTGCTGCCATCGAGCCGGTACACGTCGGCTATATCCCGGTACTTCCCCTCGATCGGCTGATGGAGTTACGCGACGCCCTTGTCGCGCTCAAAGGCCCCTTGGCCAGCGACCCGCGGCTACGGGAAAGCGTGCAGAAGTCGCTGATCAATGCCGAGAACCACGACCGTGTCCTGGGTAAGGTCAGCCCAAGGGGTGAACCGTATTGATGCAAAATTACTGCACTTAACCTGCATTAATATGCATTGGCGGCGGTTTTGTCAGATCGGCACACTGCGCGGGTTCCTCCCCCAAATACTGGAACTTTTGAAGGGCTTTTCGGGAAACCGCAAAGCCCTTCTTTTTGCCTGATGCCCATCGGCGACCCACAAATCCAATAATGTAGGCGCTGATCGGTATTGTTTCAGATCGCCTTTCAAGATTGGACTGCCCCGCAATGCTCGCTCGCTGGTTACCCGTTGCCATCAATACCCGCCCCGCCGAATGGAGTCGTGCCGCCATCGGCATCGCCCTGGGCACCCTGTTTACCGTATGGCTTTGCGCCCAGGTGTATGGCCCGCAGGTGGCCATGCACCTGCTGGGCCCGCTGGGCGCCTCGGCCGTGCTGTTGTTTGCGGTGTCATCCGGGGCGCTCGCCCAGCCGTGGTCGATCATCGGCAGCTACCTGTGCGCCAGTGTGGTGGCCTTGCTGGTCGCCAGGGTATTGGGGCGGACCCTGGGCAGCGCCTGCCTCGCGGCGGGCATGGCGTTGATCCTGATGTGCTGGCTGCGTTGCCTGCATCCGCCTTCGGGAGGCCTGGCCATGACTCTGGTCCTCGCAGACCCGGCCACCATCGCCCTGGGCTGGCAGGAAGTCGGGCCAGTGATGCTGGGCGCCGGCACCTTATTGCTCTCGGCCCTGGCCTACAACAACCTGACCCGTACCCGTTACCCCAAGGGTCCCGCCGAAATACCGGTCGCGGTGCCGGTCCTGTCGCCAGAGGTGGATGCAAAAATCACGGCCAAAGACTTGGAACAAGCATTGGCACACATGGAGCAGTTTTTCGACGTCACCCCCAGCGAACTGGAAGAACTGATCCATATCGCTGAAGACCATGCCCGCCGCCGCAGCATTGGCCAGGTGCTGGCCAGCCGCGTCTAGACACGCCTGCCCTGGTTTCTTATCGAATACTCCCTGCATAAATGCAAAGATGACCTGCAGGATTCCGGCTTGTACTGGGCAAATTTGCACTGGTACGATCCGGAGATGGTTCGTCCGCGAACACTTTGATAAAGAACAATAAAAGCAGGGAGTTACAGATGACTGCTCAGGCTCAGTCCCAGGCGACATGCAGCACCGAGTCCTCCCAGGACAGCGTCCTGGCCGAAGTACGCAACCATATCGGCCACCTGACCCTCAACCGCCCCGCCGGCCTCAACGCCATCACCCTGGACATGGTCCGCAGCCTCTCGGCGCATCTGCATGCCTGGGCAGATGATGCCCAGGTGCACGCCGTGGTATTGCGTGGCGCCGGCGAAAAGGCCTTCTGCGCCGGTGGCGATATCCGCTCGCTGTACGACAGCTTCAAGCGCGGCGACACACTGCATGAAGACTTCTTTGTCGAAGAATACGCCCTCGACCTGGCCGTTCATCACTATCGCAAGCCGGTCCTTGCCCTGATGGATGGTTTTGTCCTGGGCGGAGGCATGGGCCTGGTACAGGGTGCCGACCTGCGGGTGGTGACCGAGCGCAGCCGCCTGGCCATGCCGGAAGTGGCCATCGGTTATTTCCCGGACGTGGGCGGCAGCTATTTCCTGCCGCGCATTCCCGGCGAGCTGGGGATTTACCTGGGCGTGACCGGCGTGCAGATCCGCG from Pseudomonas fluorescens encodes the following:
- a CDS encoding ArnT family glycosyltransferase, which encodes MDKRLDPALRRQSWGIGLLALLLFIAGNWDQAIIGFDSRFVLFAQEMLRHGPGFFPTTYGQPYADYLSTSTLLTWLVSLPLGRVTSLSAWLPTAIASALIVTLIYRLTAPYSQRWALLSIALLLLSSTFISETRSVSLDQMLAAVTMAVFYLGYAHDHFASPRRLPWLLLLVLLGFAIRGPIGLVIPTGVLCSYYLLNRQWRSLFSFGLLALALLLACVGLLLLLAKLSGGETFMQDVIRMQFLGRMDGREGSSSVLYYFTSSLGNYALAYPLALLALLAVLLSGRRSADSGWQLLLGCIAASLIVMLGLSIPEAKKARYVLPMMPMVAIIAAYPFHRADGRLFKALRGLMLGFWALAPGLLIGVLLVARHRFGAQLEHFQGAMGLLIGLQVLVAGLLLKWRWRPVGPAFCAVLAVWSTYILVVEPLERQLYDTRTFAREVHGLIQQHPAPLVLHGLGKDAKAIKFMVNVECDRVPLFTQTPADLAALPTPAWLVMDKADYLRLEEPRWRALTPTLTGQFDKNTYVLLYLNRIAP
- a CDS encoding type VI secretion system contractile sheath small subunit codes for the protein MPVLPLDRLMELRDALVALKGPLASDPRLRESVQKSLINAENHDRVLGKVSPRGEPY
- a CDS encoding HPP family protein, with the translated sequence MLARWLPVAINTRPAEWSRAAIGIALGTLFTVWLCAQVYGPQVAMHLLGPLGASAVLLFAVSSGALAQPWSIIGSYLCASVVALLVARVLGRTLGSACLAAGMALILMCWLRCLHPPSGGLAMTLVLADPATIALGWQEVGPVMLGAGTLLLSALAYNNLTRTRYPKGPAEIPVAVPVLSPEVDAKITAKDLEQALAHMEQFFDVTPSELEELIHIAEDHARRRSIGQVLASRV
- a CDS encoding enoyl-CoA hydratase/isomerase family protein; amino-acid sequence: MTAQAQSQATCSTESSQDSVLAEVRNHIGHLTLNRPAGLNAITLDMVRSLSAHLHAWADDAQVHAVVLRGAGEKAFCAGGDIRSLYDSFKRGDTLHEDFFVEEYALDLAVHHYRKPVLALMDGFVLGGGMGLVQGADLRVVTERSRLAMPEVAIGYFPDVGGSYFLPRIPGELGIYLGVTGVQIRAADALYCGLADWYLDSARLTELDQKLDHLQWHDSPLKDLQGLLAKLAVQQLPDAPLAALRPAIDHFFAQPDVPSIVEQLQQVTVADSHEWAVTTAQLMQTRSPLAMAVTLQMLRRGRHLVLEDCFALELHLDRQWFARGDLIEGVRALLIDKDKSPRWNPPTLAALDQSHVDSFFHDFAKNGN